In Triplophysa rosa linkage group LG18, Trosa_1v2, whole genome shotgun sequence, a genomic segment contains:
- the pyyb gene encoding peptide YYb produces the protein MACGMRSWTVLVALVMCVIVCLSSQAEAYPPKPEPPAGEMGPDEMAKYQTALRHYINLITRQRYGKRSSPEAVVAELLFGDDEQDIRPRVEDSLAW, from the exons ATGGCTTGTGGCATGAGATCCTGGACCGTGCTGGTGGCTCTTGTGATGTGTGTAATAGTGTGTCTGAGCAGCCAGGCTGAAGCGTACCCACCCAAACCTGAACCTCCGGCGGGAGAAATGGGTCCAGATGAGATGGCCAAATACCAAACGGCGCTACGACACTACATCAACCTCATCACACGACAGAG ATATGGGAAGAGATCCAGCCCTGAGGCCGTTGTGGCTGAACTGCTGTTTGGTGATGATGAACAGGACATCAGGCCCCG TGTTGAAGACAGCCTGGCATGGTGA